The Kocuria turfanensis genome includes the window TGGTGACCAGACCGCGTTCCCGTAGCCTCACCAGCGCCTCCCGGGCAGTGACCATGGCCACCCCCAGTGACGAGGCCAGCTCGGCCTCGCTGGGAAGCCGGTCCCCGTCGGCGAGGACGCCCGCTGTAATGCCCTGCATAATCCGGTCTTCCACGCGCTGGGCTCGTCCGGCGTCCCCCAGTGGCGCAAAGACCGCCGACAGCAGGCGTTGCTGGGTGGTGTGCACCGGCGCCTCCGCTCTTCGTCTGCATGCGTCGAGATGTGAGGGTCGCAACCCTCTCGTTCCGCACAAATCTACGCGGCACCCTTCTCAATAGCTATGTCTTATGGTTCCATAGGTTTTCCTGACTGTGGTGCTCATCACGAGATACCCTCCCGAAAGGACGCCTGTTGTGCCTGTCCCTGCTGCTCTCCGTCCCTCGCCAGCTGTAACGGATGCATCCGGGGCAGACCCGGCTATCGCCCTCCATCGGGTCGACAAGACGTTCGGAGACTTCCACGCGGTCAAAGACCTCACCCTGGACATTCGCCGGGGGGAGTTCTTCTCCCTGCTGGGCCCTTCCGGTTCGGGCAAGACCACGGTCCTGCGCATGATCGCCGGGTTCGAATTGCCCACGGGAGGTGCGATCTCCCTAGGCGGACGAGATGTCACCTCCGCGGCGCCCTTCGACCGTGACGTGAATACCGTCTTCCAGGACTATGCGCTCTTCCCGCACCTGACCGTCGCCCAGAACGTCGAGTACGGACTACGGGTGCGTGGCATGTCCCGTGCGGAACGGGCCCGCCGGGTGCAGGACGCACTGGAGCTGATCCGGTTACCCCATGTCTCCGACCGCCGCCCGTCCCAGTTGTCCGGCGGGCAGCGCCAACGTGTCGCGTTGGCCCGGGCGCTGGTGCTTCGTCCGCAGGTTCTGCTGCTGGACGAGCCGCTGGGGGCCCTGGACAAGCAGCTGCGGGAACAGATGCAGGTCGAGCTCAAGCAGATCCAGCGGGAGGTCGGGATCACCTTCGTGTTCGTCACCCATGATCAGGAGGAGGCTCTGACCCTGTCCGACCGCGTGGCCGTGTTCAACGAGGGCACCGTGGAACAGGTCGGCACCCCTGAGGACCTCTACGCCCGGCCCGCCACCCGGTTCGTGGCCACGTTCCTGGGCACCACGAACCTGGTGGAGGGCGAGCTGGCGCGCGTCCTCACCGGCCGGCCGAGCGTGCTCAGCATCCGTCCCGAGCGCATCCACATCCATCCGCTGGGCAGCGCCGTGGACGAGGGCCGGTGCGCCGTCGAGGCGGTCATCGAGGAGCAGATCTACACCGGGCCCACCACCCGGTACGTCGCCCGCACCGATGACGGGACCCGCCTGATCGTCCAGGAGCAGAACGACTCCCACAGCACGGCCTCCGACCGCGGTGACCGCGTGCAACTGCAGTGGTCCCGCCGCTTCAACTACGAAATCTGACCTTTCGTCCCTGCCACGTCCTGCCACATCCGTCCGAGAGAAAGCGCGTCCCATGAAATTCACCAAGGTTCTGCCGCTGGCGGCCCTCACCACCCTGTCCCTCGCCCTCACCGGATGCGGCGAGAGCACCCCGGCATCCTCCTCCGCTTCCAGCGGCATCCAGGTCCCCGACCTGCCCGCGGCCACCGAGGTCGGCGAAGGGGAAGGGCAGGTCAACATCGTCGCCTGGGCCGGGTTCGTGGAGGACGGATCCACCAACCCGGACGCCGACTGGGTGAGCGCGTTCGAGAAGGAGACAGGTTGTCAGGTCAACCGCAAGGTGGGCGCCACGTCCGATGAGATGGTCCAGCTCATGCGCACCGGAGAGTATGACCTGGTCTCCGCCTCCGGCGACGCCTCCCTGCGCCTGATTGCCGGCGGCGATGTCGCCCCGATCAACACCGAGCTCGTCCCCAACTTCGGCAACGTCGTGGAAGGCCTGAAGGGACAGGTCTACGACACCCTCAACGGCAAGAGCTACGGCGTCCCGATCGGTCGTGGCGCCAACGTGCTGATGTACAACACCGAGGAGGTAGCCGAGGCCCCCGATTCCTGGGCCCCCACCTGGGAGGAGGACAGCGCCTACAAGGGGGCCGTCATGGCCTATGACTCTCCCATCTACATCGCCGACGCAGCCCTGTACCTGATGGCCACCCAGCCCGAGCTGGGGATCACCAATCCCTACGCCTTGGACCAGGAGCAGCTGGCCGCCGCCGTCGAGCTGCTCAAGCAGCAGAACGGTATCGTCGGTGAGTACTGGAACGACGCGCTCAAGGCCGTTTCCTCCATCTCCTCGGGCACGGCACAGATGGGCACCGGCTGGCAGGTGATCGTGAACCTGGCCCAGGCCGACGGCGGCAAGGTCGAGTCCGTGCTGCCCAAGGAAGGCGCCACCGGTTGGTCCGACACCTGGATGATCTCGGCGAAGTCCAAGAACCCCAACTGTGCCTACCAGTGGATGGACTGGGCCTCCTCACCGGAGGTCAACGCGAAGATCGCCCAGAACTTCGGCATGGCCCCGGCCAACTCGCTGGCCTGCGAGGGCTCGACGAAGAACGAAGAGCACTGCGAGAGCTTCCACGCCACCGACGAGGAGTACTACAAGAACGTGTGGATGTGGACCACTCCCGTGGAGCAGTGCATCGACGGCCGCACCGACGTCACCTGCACCAACTACCAGGAGTGGACCAAGGCGTGGACCGAGGTCAAGGGCTGACATGCAACGGCGGCGGGCCGGGGGGCGAGAAGCCTGGCCGCCCCCGGCCCGCCGCACCCAGGGACCTAGACAACCATCCTGAGGAGGACTGGCGGCTCCCCGCCGCCGCAGACGACCATGGCGACGACCCACACCACACCTGTTGCGGCACCTGACCCCGCACCCACCGACGGCGCTGCGCCTCCCCGCCCGCACGGCTCCGGGGACCGGTTTTCCCGCCTGCTCCACGCACATCCGCGCCTGCGCCTGGGCGCCCTGCTGAGTTTGCCCATGGCGTGGCTGGGTGTCCTCTACATCGGCTCACTGGTCCTGCTGTTTATCACCGCGTTCTGGTCCACGGATCCTTTCACGTCGAAGGTCATCCCGGGATTCACCTTGGAGAACTTCCGGGAGATCCTTACTGTCCCCGCCTATCAGCAGACCGCTCTGCGCACCGTGGGGATCGCCCTGGCCGTGACCGCGTTGTGCGCGCTACTGGCCCTGCCCCTGGGGTTGTACATGGCGAAGATCGCCTCACCGCGCATGCGGGCGGTTCTGGCCATCGGCATCACCCTGCCGCTGTGGGCCGGATACCTCGTCAAGGTCTTCTCCTGGCGCATCACCTTCATGACCGGCGGGCCACTGGACTGGCTGCTCACCCCCCTGGGCTTGAACGGCCCCGGATACGGCACCGCGGCTCTGGTGGTGACGTTGTCCTATCTGTGGTTCCCCTACATGGCGGTCCCGGTGTACGCCGCCTTCCGCCAGATCCCGGACAACCTCTTCGACGCCTCCGCCGACCTGGGCGCCAAGGGCTGGACCACCGTACGGACCGTGGCGCTGCCCTTGCTGAAGCCGGCTTTCATCGCGGGGTCCATCTTCACGTTCTCTCTCAGCCTCGGCGACTACATCGCCGCGCAGTTCGTCGGCGGCACCACCCAGGTGATCGGCACGGTCATCGCCTCCAACATCAACCTCAACCCGCCGTTGGCCGCGGCGTTCGCCACGGTACCGGTGGTGGTCGTCGTGGCCTATCTCTTCCTGGCCCGCAAATCCGGCGCCCTGCAGCAACTCTAGGAAGGCCCCACCGATGACTCTTTCCCGTCCCGCCAAGGTCCTCCTGCGGGTCTTCGCCGGCCTCGTGATGGCCGCCATCTACCTCCCGCTGCTGCTAGTGATCCTCAATTCCTTCAATGCCACGACTTCCGGGGCGTTCCCCATCTCGGACTTCACCACACGTTGGTGGGTGGCCGCCTGGCACAACGAAGGAGTACGGGCCGCCTTGTGGACCTCGATACAGGTGGCCACCATTGCGACCGTCATCGCCCTGGTGCTGGGCACCATGATCGCCTTCGCGCTCTCCCGTTACGCCTTCTTCGGCAAGAACGTCGTCAATCTGCTGGTGGTCCTGCCCATCGCCCTGCCCGGAATCGTCACCGGAGTGGCGCTGAACAACACCTTCAAGACCGTGCTCGAGCCGCTGGGTATCGGTCTGGGCCTGTTCTCCGTGATCGTCGGTCACGCCACCTTCTGCGTGGTCATGGTGTTCAACAACGTCCAGGCCCGACTCGGAAGAATGAACCGTGGCCTGGAGGAAGCAGCCATGGACATGGGAGCGAACCTGCCCAGAACCTTCATCGACGTCACCTTCCCCGGGTTCCGCTCCGCATTCATCGGCGGAGGCCTGCTGGCCTTCGCCCTGAGCTTCGACGAGATCGTAGTCACCACATTCACTGCACCTCCAGGAACGGAAACCCTGCCGATCTGGATCTTCAACAACATGTCCCGCCCCAACCAAGCCCCGGTGGTCAACGTCATCGCAGCCGTACTCATCATCGTCTCGATGATCCCGGTCTACCTCTCCCAACGACTCACTGGAGATGACAAACGCTAAGGACCCGCCCCGTCCGTCTACTATCCATCGGCACACCACCTGACCACAGAGCAGGAGACATTACAGTGACCTTCACGCCCTCTCGATCGACCGGCCACAACGGCAAGCAGCATGCCGACCGGCTCGCCTACCGCAGCGTCAACCCCGCCACCGGTCAGCTCGTGGCCGAGTACGCCACCGCCACCGACGCCGAGGTCGAAGCGGCCGTTGCGGCCGCCGATACCGCCTTCCACCAGTGGCGGGCGGTTCCGGTCGAGGAGCGGGCAGCCGTGGCCGCCCGGGTCGGTGATCTGTTCGCCGCCCGGGTCGAAGAACTGGCGGCCATCGCCACCGAAGAGATGGGCAAGCCGATCTCCGAAGCCCGCGGGGAGGTGGAGTTCTGCGCGGAGATCTTCGCCTACTTCGCAGCCCAGGGCCCGACCCTCGCCGCCGATCAGCCCATCACCGCCTCGGCCGGCGGGCAAGCGGTGATCCAGAAGCGCCCCGTCGGGGTGCTGCTGGGGATCATGCCGTGGAATTACCCCTTCTACCAGGTCGCCCGTTTCGTCGCCCCCAATCTCGTCCTGGGCAACACGATGGTGCTCAAACACGCCGAGTCATGCCCGCGCTCTGCCCTGGCCCTCCAACAGCTACTCGACGACGCCGGGGTCCCGGCCGGGGCCTACACCACCCTTTTCGCCTCCCATGACCAGATCGCCCAGGTCATCGCCGATCCACGAGTGCAGGGGGTGTCGCTCACCGGCTCCGAACGCGCCGGAGCTGCCGTGGCCGAGATCGCCGGGCGGAATCTGAAGAAGGTCGTGCTCGAGCTCGGCGGGTCCGATCCCTACATCGTCCTGGACACCGATGACGTGACCGCCTCGGCCCAGGCGGCGTTCACCACCCGGATGGGCAACACCGGCCAGGCCTGCAACTCCAACAAGCGGATGATCGTCTCCTCCGAAATCTACGACGAGTTCGTCACCGAACTCACCCGCCAGGCCAACACCCTCATCCCTGGCGACCCTGCCGCCGATACGCCGGGCACCTACGCACCGCTGTCCTCACGGGCCGCCGCCGAGGGTCTGGTTGCCCAGATCCGGGCGGCCGTGGAGGCCGGGGCCACCCTGCACGCCGGCGGGAAGCTCCTCGAGGGGCCCGGGGCCTACCTCGCCCCGGCCGTGCTCACCGGTATCACCCCGGACATGGCCGCCTACCACCAGGAGCTCTTCGGTCCGGTGGCCGTGGTCTACAAGGTCGAGAACGACGAGGATGCCCTCGCCCTGGCCAACGACACCCCTTACGGACTCGGCGGGGCGGTCTTCAGCACCGACCCGGCCCGCGCCCGGCGGGTCGCCGAAGGCCTGGAAGCCGGCATGGCCGTCGTCAACGCCGCCGAGGCCGAGGGCGCCGAAATGCCCTTCGGCGGCGTCAAGCGCTCCGGCTACGGCCGGGAACTCGGGCCCCTGGGCATGGACGAGTTCGTCAACAAACGCCTGCTCTACATCAACGACTGAGCACGAGTCAGGGCCTGCGCCCGGCCGTCCATAAAAGTTGAGGGCAAGCCCTCTCATCCGCGGGGTCGGTTCAACCCCCTTGGCTGGGGCGCGGATGCTCGAAGAACAACCCCTAACTACCTCACCACTCCGGAGGTTCCTCATGCTTGAAGGCCTCGAGCAAAGCACGCAGGTGCACGACCTGTCGCATCTGCGCCCGGGTGACTTTGTACAGGCCCGTTTGCCGGGCACCCTGCTGGTCTATGAAGGCCATGTCGAGACCGTCGTACCGCCACAAGGCGTGCTGTGGATACGCCACGGCGCGTTCCAGGAGCGAAGGCTCATCGCCCTCGACGAGTACGACATGTTCACAGCACCTGCCTCCAGTCCTGTCTTGGAGCAACCGACAGAGTATTGACCTGCCGCGGACCGGGAGCTGTTCCTTAGACCCCAGGGCCACCTGTTCAGCAAAGAGCGCCCCGAGGGAGACCGGACATCGATGGAATCGTTTCCTCCTCGGCAGCCGATCAGGCGGTCTGACCGGGTACCCTGCCGTCGTTCGGACAAACGCGCGTAGACAGGGTGGGACGAGTGCTCTCACCAGTTTCTATTCGTCCTGCTTAGTGACCGATAGCCGGCCATATGTAAAGCACCGGGCGCCCATTTGCTGTACCGCCCCGACGGGAAGGCCTAAGTGTAAGAGGGCATGACGTTATTGGCGCGGGCCGGGGTGCGTGAGGCCGGGGGCTGATCGCCGCAGGCGGTGTGGGGCCGATGGTAGTTGAAGTGGTTCACCCAGACCCCGATCGCGTCCCGGCGGTCCTGCTCACTGGAATAGGGGCGGGCGTAGAGGACCTCGTCGGCCAGCAGTCGGTTGTACCGCTCGACCTTGCCGTTGTGCCGGGGCGTATAGGGCTTGATGCGCTGGTGCCGGCCGGCGAGGGCCTCCACGCACCGGGTGAAGTCGCGGGCCTTGTAGTTGGCGCCGTTGTCCGTGACGACTCGGTGGATCCTCTGGATCCCGTGGGCGGAGAAGAAGGCTCTTGCCCGGCAGAAGAACCCGATCGTCGTCACCGCCTTCTCGTCGGCCAGGGCCTCGGTGTAGGCCAGCCTCGAGAAGCCGTCCACGGCCGAGTGCAGGTAGGTGTAGCCGACCTTCGCCCCGGGCCCGCGCTTGGACTGCTTGGCCTCGGCGCTGCCGCGGCCGTGGGCGCGCCAGCCGCCGCCGTCGGGGATCCGCCCGACCTTCTTCACGTCCAGGTGGACCATGTGCCCGGGCCAGGCGGCACGGATCCGCTGGGGCGGGCGTCTCAGGTCGTCCCCGGCTGGAGTGAGGTCGCGCAGGCGGGAGATGCCCAGGCGGGCCAGCCAGCGACCGACCGTGCGCAGGTGCATTTCGTGCCCGAGATCCAGCAGGTGGCGGTGGATCCGCCTGGCCGACCATTTCCGGTCTCGCCGGAGGGACTCGATCAGCTCCACGACGGCCGCCGGGGTGCGCTGAGGGCTGTGCCTTGGGACCGAGGGACGATCGGCCAGCCCCGCCTCACCGGCGGCGAGATAGCGGGCCACCCAGGTCGCCACCGTGGGGCGGCTGACCCGGAACTCGGCGGCCACATGGGCCTTCGGGATCCCGTCCTCGAGGTGACGGCGGACCATGCGCAGCCGGCCGGTCGGGGTCAAAGGTGCATTAATGTGGGGCATGAACGGGCTCTCTTGCTGCGGACGGACGGTGTAGGAACTTCCATCCTGTGGCGAGGAGCCCGTTCCTCATCTCACCGGCACACCCGCGGCAAGAACCTCATGCCCCACAACACCTAAGGCTGCCCCAACGATTGAACCGTCCGCGGAAAGCATCGGAGGGGCTGTAGCCGTAGCTCCTGCCCGGTGGGGTCGACCTGGATGACCGGCCCAGGATATTTCGGCTCTCTCGGAACCCACCAGCCAATGGCGCCCGGCGGGGGCAGCCTGTGGCACCGGGTCCGTGGTGGGGTGCGCCTAGGCTCCGGTGACGACGCGGGTGAATTCGGTCCAGGTGTCGCTGTCGTTGCGGTAGGTGTAGCGCTGGTCGCTGCGGATGCGGCCGGCCTCTCCGGCGCGCAGGACCAGGGCGGACCCGCTGGTGATGATGATGAGTTCCCCGGCGTGGACCTGGTGCAGTTCTTCGGTCCCGGCCGTGTCCGGCTGGGCGTGGTAGGTGTCCCCCGGGGCCAGTCGCCAGGACCATAGTTCGGTGCGGGGAACGCTCTCGGTGGCGAGGAGCAGCACGGCCTCGCTGCCACGGTCCGAGCTCCACACGCGCACCGCTGCCCCGAGTCGCCCCCCGCTGGCTTCTTCCGCGGGGGTGGTGGGGGGCATGGCGAGGGAAACGAAGTCGGTGCCCAGGGCGTGGGCGATGTGGTCGACGGTCACCAGGCTGGGATTCGCCTGGCCCAGCTCGATCTGGGTCAGCATCCGCCGGCTCACCCTGGCGCGGTCGGAGAGCTCCTGGACGCTCCACCCCCGGTGCTGGCGCTGCTGGCGGATCTGTCGGCCGACCGTGGCGACGAACTCCGCGGTGGCTTCACCTTTCTCACGGGTGGCCATCCGTTCCTCCTCCGGTGAGCAACATGGTGGGCACCGGCAATGCGGCGTTCTCACCTGGTGCGCCCTGATGGTACTGCGCGCTTTCATCGGCACGCTGCGCTCTGGGGCGCTTCCGCTGGCGGCTCGGCCAGGCCGGGCCGTTGCCGGCGGCCCTGGTCCCGTCGCCTCCTACTGAGTCGGCCTGCACCGAGCGAGTGGACCTTTGGGCTGCTCGAGCGTCGACGTCCGTCACCTGACCTCAAGGCCTTCCCGGTCCGCGCCCTGATCGGACTCAGGGGCGGGACGCGGTCGGAGCGTCAGATCCTTGGGGCGCAGCTCGCTGACCAGGACACCGACGACGATCAGCACGGCCCCCAGGATCGCCAGGCCCGGCAGGCGATCCCCGGCGATACGCCCGATAATCCCGCCCCACACCGGTTCCCCGGCGTAGATGACGGTGGCCCGGGTGGCCGACACAGAGCGCTGCGCCCAGTTCATCGCCCACTGAATCAGGATGCTCGCCGCCCCGAGCCCGACCCCGGCCACCAGCCACACCCAGGAGAACCCCGGAACCCGTTCGCCGGTCACGGGCATCATCGCGAAGGACAGCAACCCGGCCATCAGCACCTGCACCACGGTGACCCGGCGGGCATCCACCGTGCCGGCGAAACGACTGATGAGCACGATCTCCACCGCGCAGGCCACCGCACTGAACAACGTGAGCGTCTCCCCGGGGCTCAGCCCACCCAACCCGGCGTCCGGACCAGCCAGCAACACCAACCCCGCGAAGGCGAACGCCACCCCGACCAGGGTCATCACCGCCGGGGCCTTGCGCAGCAACACCCACTGCAGCAGAGGCACCATCGGCACGTACAAGGCAGTGATGAACGCCGACTGGCTGGCCGTGATCGTCTGCAGCCCCACCGTCTGCAGGCCGTAACCGAAGAAGATCGACGTCCCGATCACCGCACCGGCGCCGATCTCCTGCCAGGTGATGCCCCGCAGCACGCGCCAGAACACCACCGCCCCGATCAACCCGGCCACCACGAAGCGGACCCCAACGAAGAACAACGGGCCGGTGTGGGCCATTGCCACATGGATGATCAGGAAGGTCGCCCCCCAGATCATGGTGATGCCGATCAGGATCAGTTCGGGGCGACTGACGCGGAGCCTGTTTCCGCCGGTACGAAAGAAGGTGTGCCACACACACCTCAGCGTATGAGAAATATAATGCTCATGCCAAGGTGAAGACCTGGTGCCCTGGCAGGAACCCTTAGCGCAGGGTCGCGGCCCTGGGAAACGTCCGGTAGCCGGCCATGTGTAAAGCGGCGGTCCTCGATTTGCTCACGCACCCCCAGTCCACGGTCGAACCAGTAACTCTTCGGGCCGCCTTTGCCCTGCGGCTGCGCCCGTGACCGCAGTCGGTTGGTTACGGCTGCTGGTGTGTGTCCGGGAAGCGTTGCTGGTGGGCCGGGAGCAGGGCGGAGTAGTAGTCGGGTTCGAAGTCGATCGCGGCGACGTCCCCGCCCGTCTTGGCTCACCTTGAGTTTGACCAGAATCGGTGAGGAGCGGGTGGCGGTCTCGGTGGAGCCGGGCCGGCCTACTCTGCCCGGACGAATTCTTCGGCGTCCTGCACCTGTTGGCCTGTGGGGCGGATACCCGTGTACAGCACGAACTGCTCAAGCGCCTGGATGGTGGCCACCTCCGCACCGGTGATGACCTTCTTGCCCGCCGCCCTGCCGGCTTTAATCAGCGGCGTTTCCGGCGGCAAGGCCACCACGTCGAACACGACCTCGGCGGCTTCAACGGCCGCGGCCGGAAAGGATTGAGAATCCGCTTCGGCGCTGCCTGCCATGCCGATGGGCGTGACGTTGATGATCATGTCGGCGGTGGCACCGCCCAGCTCGGCCCGCCACCTGAAGCCGTAAAGGTCAGCGAGGGCACTCCCTGTGGCCTCGTTCCGGGCAATGATGGTGACGTCGCCAAAGCCCGCGTCGCGCAGCGCAGCGGCAGCGGCCTTGGCCATGCCGCCGGCTCCCTGCAGCAGCACCGAGGAGTCGGTGGGCACGTCGTTGCGTTCTAGCAGCCGCTCAATCGCCGTGTAGTCGGTGTTGTAGGCAGTGAGGTGGCCGGCGTCGTTGACGATGGTGTTCACCGAATCAATCGCCTTCGCGGACGGATCCATCTCGTCGACTAAGGCGATGACGTCCTCCTTGTACGGCATGGAGATGGCGCAGCCGCGGATGCCCAGCCCGCGGACACCGGCGATGGCCTGCTCGAGGTTGGTGGGGGCGAAGGCCTTATAGATCCAGTTCAGCCCGAGCTGTTCGTAGAGGTAGTTGTGGAAGCGGGTCCCGTTGTTGCTCGGCCGGGCCGAAAGCGAGATGCACATGGTCATGTCTTTGTTCAGAATCGGCACCCCTCCATTAAATGGCCAAGCCGGCATTGAACTCCTACTACAACGCCACCCGCACGGGTATTGGCCGGTAGCCGGGCCATATGTGAAGTGATGAGACTTGGCCACTCCTGTAGCCGGGGTACACGGGCCGAGCAGCGTCTGCCCATCCATCCCTCGGATCTCGATTGCGCCTTGTACTGCGGGCAAGCCAGGTCAAGAAGTCACCTGCTCGTGTGGCAGTCCCGTCCTGCCCGAGGCAGCAAAGGCATAGGACAGGCCACATCGGGCTCATTCCGATGGTGGGCAGATGGATTTTCTGTTGATGAAGCGCGCCTTCAGTCGCGCGGGCGAGGCGGCCGGGTATGCGCCAGCCAGCACTTGCAGCAGCGCGGTCGCTGCAGAGACGCCCACCTCGTAGATCGGCTGGGCGATGACTGACAATGGCGGGGTCATCAGCTGGGCCCATCGGGCGTCGTCGAACATCACGAAGGACATGTTTTTGGGGATCTCCAGGTTTCTGTGCTGGAGGGCGAGCAGCACGTCCAGGGCGATCAGACCGTCCGAGGCGAGAATGGCAGTGGGGGGTGACTCCAGGGCCAGCAGCTCATCAATGATTCTTGCAGTGACCCTTTCACCGAGTGCATTGAAGCGTATGAGGTCTTTGGTCGGCTCCACACCGTATTGCTGCAGTCCATCGACAATTCCCGTGAGCCTGTCCTGCACCGAAGATACGGGAATGCGCATCCCCGGGCGGTACGTCTCTCCGTGCGTCTGCAGCGAGGAGATGAAGGCGATGCGCCGGTGGCCGGCTGCCAGCAATGTCGATGTTGCTTCTTTCGCAGCAGGAGCGATGTGCACGCTTGCTGAAACGGCAGGCAATGTTTCAATCTGTCGGTCCAGAAGAACCAGCGGAACGCCAGCCCGGTGAGTGTCTTGGAGATGGTCCGTGACCAGGGCTGTCGCTGGTGCGACGATGAGCCCATCGACACGTTTTTCGAGGAGAATCCGCACGGCGTCAACTTCGGCTTCCGGATTCTCTGAGGTGTTAATCAGGATGACGTCGTAACCGGCTTTCTTGGCGATGTCTGAGATCCCGCGGGTGGCCAAGCCGAAGTAGTCGTTCTCAATGTCGCCGACCACCACGCCGATGGTCTTCGTCTCGCCCGTATTGATACTGCGTGCAAGCACGTTGGGTCTGTAGCCGAGTTCCTCTGCGGCGGCCTGCACCTTCTCCCGAGCAGCGGCACTGACTGTGCCGTAGGACCCCAGCGCGCGGGCGGCACTGGACTTCGAGACTCCCGCCCGCCTGGCCACATCGGCGATCGTTGCAGGCCTCGTCTTCTGCGGAATCATGAGGCGCCTCCTTCGTTTTGACCATTGACGCCCACTCCCGACGCCGGTAGCGTGCGTCACACCCGACTGACACCGGTGTCAGTCTATCGGGTGACACCGGTGTCAGACGAGCCCGGGCTCGCTGCCTCCCTCAATCGGCACCTCGAGACGAATGGAACCTCGCCATGAACATCCTCAGGAATTTCCGCACTGCCGCGACCACGGGTTTGATTGGGTTGACCTTGATGACCGCCACTGCGTGTGGTGGAACCGGGGATGCATCGGGTGCAGGAGCCGAGGACAATCCGTTTAACTTGATCGAGCCTGGCACGATGCGGGTGGCCAGTGTGGGGGATCTGCGGCCGTACACCTACACCGACGAGAACGGTGAATTCACCGGTTTTGACGTGGAGCTCTTGGAGGACGTGGCCGGCCGGATCGGTGTTGAGGAAGTGGTCTTCACCGGGCAGGACTTCTCTGGGTTGCTCGCGGCGGTGGCCAATGGCCAGTACGACGTTGGGGCGGCTGCCATCGGCATCACCGAGGAGCGGCAGCAGACGGTCGATTTCTCCGAGGGTTATCTGGCCGGGTTCCTGTCGGTCGTGACCCCGAAGGACTCCGACATCGCCTCGGAGGAGGATCTGGCCGGTGGTCGGATGGGGGTGGTGCAGGGGACCCTGCAGGAGGCCTACGCGGTGAAGAACCTGCCCGACACGGAACTGGTGCGCTTCCCGGACAACAACGCCGCCATCTCCGCGCTGAACAGCGGGACTGTGGACGCCCACTTCCTCGACTACGAGTCGGCCAAGAAGTACGTCGAGCAGTACGACCTGGTCAGTGCCGTGGAGATTCCCTCTTTCGACGCCCCGGCCGG containing:
- a CDS encoding ABC transporter permease, which encodes MAWLGVLYIGSLVLLFITAFWSTDPFTSKVIPGFTLENFREILTVPAYQQTALRTVGIALAVTALCALLALPLGLYMAKIASPRMRAVLAIGITLPLWAGYLVKVFSWRITFMTGGPLDWLLTPLGLNGPGYGTAALVVTLSYLWFPYMAVPVYAAFRQIPDNLFDASADLGAKGWTTVRTVALPLLKPAFIAGSIFTFSLSLGDYIAAQFVGGTTQVIGTVIASNINLNPPLAAAFATVPVVVVVAYLFLARKSGALQQL
- a CDS encoding IS481 family transposase, with protein sequence MPHINAPLTPTGRLRMVRRHLEDGIPKAHVAAEFRVSRPTVATWVARYLAAGEAGLADRPSVPRHSPQRTPAAVVELIESLRRDRKWSARRIHRHLLDLGHEMHLRTVGRWLARLGISRLRDLTPAGDDLRRPPQRIRAAWPGHMVHLDVKKVGRIPDGGGWRAHGRGSAEAKQSKRGPGAKVGYTYLHSAVDGFSRLAYTEALADEKAVTTIGFFCRARAFFSAHGIQRIHRVVTDNGANYKARDFTRCVEALAGRHQRIKPYTPRHNGKVERYNRLLADEVLYARPYSSEQDRRDAIGVWVNHFNYHRPHTACGDQPPASRTPARANNVMPSYT
- a CDS encoding ABC transporter permease; this translates as MTLSRPAKVLLRVFAGLVMAAIYLPLLLVILNSFNATTSGAFPISDFTTRWWVAAWHNEGVRAALWTSIQVATIATVIALVLGTMIAFALSRYAFFGKNVVNLLVVLPIALPGIVTGVALNNTFKTVLEPLGIGLGLFSVIVGHATFCVVMVFNNVQARLGRMNRGLEEAAMDMGANLPRTFIDVTFPGFRSAFIGGGLLAFALSFDEIVVTTFTAPPGTETLPIWIFNNMSRPNQAPVVNVIAAVLIIVSMIPVYLSQRLTGDDKR
- a CDS encoding ABC transporter ATP-binding protein, whose amino-acid sequence is MPVPAALRPSPAVTDASGADPAIALHRVDKTFGDFHAVKDLTLDIRRGEFFSLLGPSGSGKTTVLRMIAGFELPTGGAISLGGRDVTSAAPFDRDVNTVFQDYALFPHLTVAQNVEYGLRVRGMSRAERARRVQDALELIRLPHVSDRRPSQLSGGQRQRVALARALVLRPQVLLLDEPLGALDKQLREQMQVELKQIQREVGITFVFVTHDQEEALTLSDRVAVFNEGTVEQVGTPEDLYARPATRFVATFLGTTNLVEGELARVLTGRPSVLSIRPERIHIHPLGSAVDEGRCAVEAVIEEQIYTGPTTRYVARTDDGTRLIVQEQNDSHSTASDRGDRVQLQWSRRFNYEI
- a CDS encoding extracellular solute-binding protein — protein: MKFTKVLPLAALTTLSLALTGCGESTPASSSASSGIQVPDLPAATEVGEGEGQVNIVAWAGFVEDGSTNPDADWVSAFEKETGCQVNRKVGATSDEMVQLMRTGEYDLVSASGDASLRLIAGGDVAPINTELVPNFGNVVEGLKGQVYDTLNGKSYGVPIGRGANVLMYNTEEVAEAPDSWAPTWEEDSAYKGAVMAYDSPIYIADAALYLMATQPELGITNPYALDQEQLAAAVELLKQQNGIVGEYWNDALKAVSSISSGTAQMGTGWQVIVNLAQADGGKVESVLPKEGATGWSDTWMISAKSKNPNCAYQWMDWASSPEVNAKIAQNFGMAPANSLACEGSTKNEEHCESFHATDEEYYKNVWMWTTPVEQCIDGRTDVTCTNYQEWTKAWTEVKG
- a CDS encoding helix-turn-helix domain-containing protein → MATREKGEATAEFVATVGRQIRQQRQHRGWSVQELSDRARVSRRMLTQIELGQANPSLVTVDHIAHALGTDFVSLAMPPTTPAEEASGGRLGAAVRVWSSDRGSEAVLLLATESVPRTELWSWRLAPGDTYHAQPDTAGTEELHQVHAGELIIITSGSALVLRAGEAGRIRSDQRYTYRNDSDTWTEFTRVVTGA
- a CDS encoding NAD-dependent succinate-semialdehyde dehydrogenase, yielding MTFTPSRSTGHNGKQHADRLAYRSVNPATGQLVAEYATATDAEVEAAVAAADTAFHQWRAVPVEERAAVAARVGDLFAARVEELAAIATEEMGKPISEARGEVEFCAEIFAYFAAQGPTLAADQPITASAGGQAVIQKRPVGVLLGIMPWNYPFYQVARFVAPNLVLGNTMVLKHAESCPRSALALQQLLDDAGVPAGAYTTLFASHDQIAQVIADPRVQGVSLTGSERAGAAVAEIAGRNLKKVVLELGGSDPYIVLDTDDVTASAQAAFTTRMGNTGQACNSNKRMIVSSEIYDEFVTELTRQANTLIPGDPAADTPGTYAPLSSRAAAEGLVAQIRAAVEAGATLHAGGKLLEGPGAYLAPAVLTGITPDMAAYHQELFGPVAVVYKVENDEDALALANDTPYGLGGAVFSTDPARARRVAEGLEAGMAVVNAAEAEGAEMPFGGVKRSGYGRELGPLGMDEFVNKRLLYIND